From the genome of Triticum aestivum cultivar Chinese Spring chromosome 3B, IWGSC CS RefSeq v2.1, whole genome shotgun sequence, one region includes:
- the LOC123072814 gene encoding disease resistance protein RGA5 isoform X10: MLMKKEPSNRPFILDIICILNETEENMNEHIDQIHLYSDDMLGIMPLELRFPFELHKSISSIVELINKTKGYYAFNIDTPSRQYCTQPNKGIVSPQSKFAIQITMQARENTPHGMPYTDVFLVQSTKVNREVKAEDITEHMFIIEPDGLDEVNLTVVVYDPEEPRGDMKIRDDTKKKKNKIVEYAFSEIKPNINATHQEEAVPMGNNSISYKDTRRQFPKQLECLSFHTTPSILGNQHSNMSNRIVDLATGAMGSLRHKLGDLLNKEYNLEISVKIDIESLSEELREMQLALCKVSEVHRDYLDDKVKRWADSVREMSYDIEDVVDGFLVHIGHASDMGLFMGLMHRMFNLFTWGKTHNPIEDAIKDIKKQVQVVADRRERCKVDEVMANVADTITFDPRILAIYKDPKELVGIKEPRNKLIRWLSNKDGDGNVSKPQLKIVSIVGFGGLGKTTLAKAVYDELQSQFQHRAFVSVGRNPNVKKLFEHILDKFGYGSKEAKLNEMQLIDKMRRLLQNDRYFIVIDDIWDSPTWNVIKCAFTKDDCGSIVVTTTRIHNVAHDCCRHSKGYVHEMEPLSPQDSRKLLVSRIFGSKEAHPYVPDDISSDILKKCGGLPLAIISIASLLVHNPRSRWDSVRNSLVSVFDGNHDDLKNMEQVLDLSYTHLSYHLKTCLLDIGKYLEDSEIKKEDLLRQWTAQGFVSKTRLRDAEDVAEDYFYKLINMSMIQPVEIDYNDEVLSCRVHDIMLDLIRSKAAEENFNLVIDGPEVVTGEQRRVRRVSIQYNGEDDGGILAAINGSLSHVRSVLLLRGSLVHSFLVLKFIRVLYIIDWRCERLDLTDIRWLFLLRYLKICVRKDLIIPSKIGELQQLETIEIKGRTFLPSDIVTLPRLSHLSYSNHVLLPDEIGRLKSLHTLRGVDFIQSSVENIKGLGELTNLRELEMAWKFVKGAVNMRVDALCSSIGKLSCSLRSLSIGSKCLQDLWVDGWSSTLTPPRRLHKLDLYRCEFQKIPQWIAQLHELDSLTLSVREAADGVSIVAGLPSLAYLRLYIRSVDKREERVIISGREFRALKHMNLECPYLSLVFQVGALPKLETLLMRCRYHISAEFVPVGIENLPSGTLREIRLVVADCFGGHGDDDNGDYNDKAAVRSQLMRSFWPHHPSANITIEFLSEFRL, encoded by the exons ATGTTAAT GAAAAAAGAACCATCAAATAGACCTTTTATATTGGATATAATTTGTATTCTCAATGAAACTGAAGAAAACATGAATGAGCACATTGACCAG ATACACCTTTACTCGGATGACATGCTTGGAATTATGCCGCTCGAACTACGGTTTCCTTTTGAGCTTCATAAGTCAATATCATCCATAGTTGAGCTAATCAACAAGACAAAAGGTTACTACGCCTTCAACATCGATACGCCAAGCCGACAATACTGCACACAACCAAACAAAGGCATTGTGTCACCACAATCCAAGTTTGCTATCCAAATAACAATGCAAGCACGGGAGAATACACCACACGGTATGCCATACACCGACGTGTTTCTTGTGCAGAGCACAAAAGTCAACAGGGAGGTCAAAGCCGAGGATATCACTGAACACATGTTCATTATAGAGCCGGATGGACTAGATGAGGTGAATTTGACGGTTGTGGTATATGATCCCGAGGAACCTAGGGGAGATATGAAGATTCGAGATGACACCAAG aagaaaaagaataagatTGTTGAGTATGCTTTTAGCGAGATCAAACCCAACATCAATGCAACTCATCAAGAAGAGGCAGTTCCGATG GGCAACAATTCTATTAGCTACAAAGATACACGACGACAATTTCCCAAGCAACTAGAGTGCCTTAGCTTCCACACAACTCCAAGTATTTTGGGCAACCAACACAGCAATATGAGCAACAGAATTGTGGATCTTGCAACCGGGGCCATGGGCAGCCTGCGCCACAAGCTTGGCGATCTCCTCAACAAAGAGTACAATCTAGAGATAAGCGTGAAGATAGACATAGAGTCTTTATCAGAAGAGCTGAGGGAGATGCAGCTAGCCTTGTGCAAGGTGTCGGAGGTACATCGGGACTACCTCGATGACAAGGTCAAGCGCTGGGCTGACAGTGTCAGGGAGATGTCATATGACATTGAGGATGTTGTTGATGGATTCCTGGTACACATTGGGCATGCCTCTGACATGGGCCTCTTCATGGGGCTCATGCATAGGATGTTCAACCTCTTCACGTGGGGCAAGACTCACAATCCGATTGAAGACGCTATCAAAGACATCAAGAAACAAGTTCAGGTTGTGGCTGATAGACGTGAAAGATGCAAGGTTGATGAAGTCATGGCTAATGTAGCTGACACTATTACCTTTGATCCTCGCATTTTGGCTATATACAAAGATCCAAAGGAGCTCGTTGGCATCAAAGAGCCAAGAAACAAGCTAATCAGGTGGCTCTCTAATAAGGATGGGGATGGGAATGTCTCAAAACCGCAACTCAAGATAGTTTCGATCGTCGGATTTGGAGGATTGGGCAAGACAACACTTGCCAAGGCAGTGTATGACGAGCTTCAATCCCAATTCCAACATAGAGCTTTTGTTTCAGTGGGTCGGAATCCTAATGTGAAGAAACTTTTTGAGCATATTCTAGATAAATTTGGCTATGGTTCCAAGGAAGCAAAGTTAAACGAAATGCAGCTCATCGACAAAATGCGAAGATTGCTTCAGAACGACAG GTACTTCATAGTAATCGATGATATATGGGATTCCCCGACGTGGAATGTTATTAAATGTGCTTTTACAAAAGACGATTGTGGCAGTATTGTGGTAACAACTACCAGGATTCACAATGTTGCACATGACTGTTGCAGACATAGCAAAGGATATGTTCATGAGATGGAACCACTAAGTCCCCAAGACTCAAGAAAACTACTTGTTAGTAGAATATTTGGTTCCAAAGAAGCTCATCCTTATGTACCAGATGATATTTCAAGTGATATTCTGAAAAAATGTGGTGGCTTGCCACTTGCTATTATCAGTATAGCAAGCCTTCTGGTTCATAACCCAAGGTCAAGATGGGATTCTGTAAGGAATTCTTTGGTGTCCGTGTttgatggaaatcatgatgatCTTAAAAATATGGAGCAAGTATTGGATCTTAGCTACACGCATCTATCTTACCATCTTAAGACATGCCTGCTTGATATTGGTAAGTATCTAGAGGATAGCGAGATAAAAAAAGAGGATTTGTTGAGGCAGTGGACAGCTCAAGGCTTTGTGAGTAAAACTCGTCTGCGTGATGCAGAGGATGTCGCAGAAGACTACTTCTATAAGCTCATCAACATGAGCATGATCCAACCCGTGGAGATAGACTACAATGATGAGGTGTTGTCTTGCAGAGTACATGATATAATGCTTGATCTCATTAGATCCAAGGCTGCTGAAGAGAATTTTAATCTTGTTATTGATGGGCCAGAAGTTGTGACAGGAGAACAAAGAAGGGTCCGTCGAGTCTCCATTCAGTACAATGGTGAAGACGATGGCGGAATACTGGCAGCAATCAATGGGTCACTATCACATGTCCGGTCAGTCTTACTTTTAAGAGGGTCTCTTGTGCATTCTTTTCTGGTGCTGAAGTTTATCCGAGTTCTTTACATTATAGATTGGAGATGTGAGAGACTAGATCTCACCGATATTCGTTGGTTGTTTCTACTAAGATATCTGAAGATTTGTGTCAGGAAAGATTTGATCATACCTAGTAAAATTGGGGAGTTGCAGCAATTGGAGACAATAGAAATTAAAGGGCGAACATTTCTTCCATCAGATATTGTTACTTTGCCTCGGTTGTCACATCTCAGTTATTCAAATCATGTGTTGTTGCCTGACGAAATCGGAAGGTTGAAATCTCTTCACACCTTGCGAGGTGTTGATTTCATTCAAAGCTCGGTAGAAAATATCAAGGGCCTTGGTGAGCTGACAAACTTAAGGGAACTTGAGATGGCTTGGAAATTTGTTAAGGGAGCGGTCAACATGCGTGTTGATGCCTTGTGCTCTTCCATTGGAAAGCTTTCTTGCAGTCTCAGGAGCCTTAGTATTGGGTCCAAATGCCTTCAAGACCTATGGGTCGATGGCTGGAGCAGCACACTAACCCCACCTCGTCGTCTTCATAAGCTTGATCTGTATAGATGTGAATTCCAAAAAATCCCCCAATGGATTGCTCAGCTCCACGAGCTTGACAGTTTAACTCTTTCcgtcagggaggctgctgatgGTGTCAGTATTGTTGCAGGGTTGCCTTCCCTTGCCTACCTAAGACTATATATACGTTCGGTTGACAAAAGGGAAGAAAGGGTAATCATCTCCGGCAGGGAATTCAGAGCACTCAAGCACATGAATTTGGAATGTCCATATCTGTCGCTGGTCTTCCAAGTGGGGGCTCTGCCCAAGCTAGAGACGCTTTTGATGCGATGCCGTTACCACATTTCTGCCGAATTCGTACCGGTTGGCATTGAGAACTTGCCATCTGGCACTCTTCGTGAGATTCGTTTAGTGGTGGCTGATTGTTTTGGAGGTCATGGTGACGACGATAACGGCGACTACAATGACAAAGCAGCTGTGAGGTCGCAGTTGATGAGATCATTTTGGCCACATCATCCTTCTGCTAACATCACCATTGAATTTCTTTCGGAGTTTAGGTTGTGA
- the LOC123072814 gene encoding disease resistance protein RGA5 isoform X9, producing the protein MYSLGVIITELVTGCRGDPNNVNVLRRWIHRKKEPSNRPFILDIICILNETEENMNEHIDQIHLYSDDMLGIMPLELRFPFELHKSISSIVELINKTKGYYAFNIDTPSRQYCTQPNKGIVSPQSKFAIQITMQARENTPHGMPYTDVFLVQSTKVNREVKAEDITEHMFIIEPDGLDEVNLTVVVYDPEEPRGDMKIRDDTKKKKNKIVEYAFSEIKPNINATHQEEAVPMGNNSISYKDTRRQFPKQLECLSFHTTPSILGNQHSNMSNRIVDLATGAMGSLRHKLGDLLNKEYNLEISVKIDIESLSEELREMQLALCKVSEVHRDYLDDKVKRWADSVREMSYDIEDVVDGFLVHIGHASDMGLFMGLMHRMFNLFTWGKTHNPIEDAIKDIKKQVQVVADRRERCKVDEVMANVADTITFDPRILAIYKDPKELVGIKEPRNKLIRWLSNKDGDGNVSKPQLKIVSIVGFGGLGKTTLAKAVYDELQSQFQHRAFVSVGRNPNVKKLFEHILDKFGYGSKEAKLNEMQLIDKMRRLLQNDRYFIVIDDIWDSPTWNVIKCAFTKDDCGSIVVTTTRIHNVAHDCCRHSKGYVHEMEPLSPQDSRKLLVSRIFGSKEAHPYVPDDISSDILKKCGGLPLAIISIASLLVHNPRSRWDSVRNSLVSVFDGNHDDLKNMEQVLDLSYTHLSYHLKTCLLDIGKYLEDSEIKKEDLLRQWTAQGFVSKTRLRDAEDVAEDYFYKLINMSMIQPVEIDYNDEVLSCRVHDIMLDLIRSKAAEENFNLVIDGPEVVTGEQRRVRRVSIQYNGEDDGGILAAINGSLSHVRSVLLLRGSLVHSFLVLKFIRVLYIIDWRCERLDLTDIRWLFLLRYLKICVRKDLIIPSKIGELQQLETIEIKGRTFLPSDIVTLPRLSHLSYSNHVLLPDEIGRLKSLHTLRGVDFIQSSVENIKGLGELTNLRELEMAWKFVKGAVNMRVDALCSSIGKLSCSLRSLSIGSKCLQDLWVDGWSSTLTPPRRLHKLDLYRCEFQKIPQWIAQLHELDSLTLSVREAADGVSIVAGLPSLAYLRLYIRSVDKREERVIISGREFRALKHMNLECPYLSLVFQVGALPKLETLLMRCRYHISAEFVPVGIENLPSGTLREIRLVVADCFGGHGDDDNGDYNDKAAVRSQLMRSFWPHHPSANITIEFLSEFRL; encoded by the exons ATGTATAGTTTGGGTGTTATAATCACGGAACTGGTAACGGGATGTAGGGGTGATCCAAATAATGTTAAT GTGCTTCGAAGGTGGATACACAG GAAAAAAGAACCATCAAATAGACCTTTTATATTGGATATAATTTGTATTCTCAATGAAACTGAAGAAAACATGAATGAGCACATTGACCAG ATACACCTTTACTCGGATGACATGCTTGGAATTATGCCGCTCGAACTACGGTTTCCTTTTGAGCTTCATAAGTCAATATCATCCATAGTTGAGCTAATCAACAAGACAAAAGGTTACTACGCCTTCAACATCGATACGCCAAGCCGACAATACTGCACACAACCAAACAAAGGCATTGTGTCACCACAATCCAAGTTTGCTATCCAAATAACAATGCAAGCACGGGAGAATACACCACACGGTATGCCATACACCGACGTGTTTCTTGTGCAGAGCACAAAAGTCAACAGGGAGGTCAAAGCCGAGGATATCACTGAACACATGTTCATTATAGAGCCGGATGGACTAGATGAGGTGAATTTGACGGTTGTGGTATATGATCCCGAGGAACCTAGGGGAGATATGAAGATTCGAGATGACACCAAG aagaaaaagaataagatTGTTGAGTATGCTTTTAGCGAGATCAAACCCAACATCAATGCAACTCATCAAGAAGAGGCAGTTCCGATG GGCAACAATTCTATTAGCTACAAAGATACACGACGACAATTTCCCAAGCAACTAGAGTGCCTTAGCTTCCACACAACTCCAAGTATTTTGGGCAACCAACACAGCAATATGAGCAACAGAATTGTGGATCTTGCAACCGGGGCCATGGGCAGCCTGCGCCACAAGCTTGGCGATCTCCTCAACAAAGAGTACAATCTAGAGATAAGCGTGAAGATAGACATAGAGTCTTTATCAGAAGAGCTGAGGGAGATGCAGCTAGCCTTGTGCAAGGTGTCGGAGGTACATCGGGACTACCTCGATGACAAGGTCAAGCGCTGGGCTGACAGTGTCAGGGAGATGTCATATGACATTGAGGATGTTGTTGATGGATTCCTGGTACACATTGGGCATGCCTCTGACATGGGCCTCTTCATGGGGCTCATGCATAGGATGTTCAACCTCTTCACGTGGGGCAAGACTCACAATCCGATTGAAGACGCTATCAAAGACATCAAGAAACAAGTTCAGGTTGTGGCTGATAGACGTGAAAGATGCAAGGTTGATGAAGTCATGGCTAATGTAGCTGACACTATTACCTTTGATCCTCGCATTTTGGCTATATACAAAGATCCAAAGGAGCTCGTTGGCATCAAAGAGCCAAGAAACAAGCTAATCAGGTGGCTCTCTAATAAGGATGGGGATGGGAATGTCTCAAAACCGCAACTCAAGATAGTTTCGATCGTCGGATTTGGAGGATTGGGCAAGACAACACTTGCCAAGGCAGTGTATGACGAGCTTCAATCCCAATTCCAACATAGAGCTTTTGTTTCAGTGGGTCGGAATCCTAATGTGAAGAAACTTTTTGAGCATATTCTAGATAAATTTGGCTATGGTTCCAAGGAAGCAAAGTTAAACGAAATGCAGCTCATCGACAAAATGCGAAGATTGCTTCAGAACGACAG GTACTTCATAGTAATCGATGATATATGGGATTCCCCGACGTGGAATGTTATTAAATGTGCTTTTACAAAAGACGATTGTGGCAGTATTGTGGTAACAACTACCAGGATTCACAATGTTGCACATGACTGTTGCAGACATAGCAAAGGATATGTTCATGAGATGGAACCACTAAGTCCCCAAGACTCAAGAAAACTACTTGTTAGTAGAATATTTGGTTCCAAAGAAGCTCATCCTTATGTACCAGATGATATTTCAAGTGATATTCTGAAAAAATGTGGTGGCTTGCCACTTGCTATTATCAGTATAGCAAGCCTTCTGGTTCATAACCCAAGGTCAAGATGGGATTCTGTAAGGAATTCTTTGGTGTCCGTGTttgatggaaatcatgatgatCTTAAAAATATGGAGCAAGTATTGGATCTTAGCTACACGCATCTATCTTACCATCTTAAGACATGCCTGCTTGATATTGGTAAGTATCTAGAGGATAGCGAGATAAAAAAAGAGGATTTGTTGAGGCAGTGGACAGCTCAAGGCTTTGTGAGTAAAACTCGTCTGCGTGATGCAGAGGATGTCGCAGAAGACTACTTCTATAAGCTCATCAACATGAGCATGATCCAACCCGTGGAGATAGACTACAATGATGAGGTGTTGTCTTGCAGAGTACATGATATAATGCTTGATCTCATTAGATCCAAGGCTGCTGAAGAGAATTTTAATCTTGTTATTGATGGGCCAGAAGTTGTGACAGGAGAACAAAGAAGGGTCCGTCGAGTCTCCATTCAGTACAATGGTGAAGACGATGGCGGAATACTGGCAGCAATCAATGGGTCACTATCACATGTCCGGTCAGTCTTACTTTTAAGAGGGTCTCTTGTGCATTCTTTTCTGGTGCTGAAGTTTATCCGAGTTCTTTACATTATAGATTGGAGATGTGAGAGACTAGATCTCACCGATATTCGTTGGTTGTTTCTACTAAGATATCTGAAGATTTGTGTCAGGAAAGATTTGATCATACCTAGTAAAATTGGGGAGTTGCAGCAATTGGAGACAATAGAAATTAAAGGGCGAACATTTCTTCCATCAGATATTGTTACTTTGCCTCGGTTGTCACATCTCAGTTATTCAAATCATGTGTTGTTGCCTGACGAAATCGGAAGGTTGAAATCTCTTCACACCTTGCGAGGTGTTGATTTCATTCAAAGCTCGGTAGAAAATATCAAGGGCCTTGGTGAGCTGACAAACTTAAGGGAACTTGAGATGGCTTGGAAATTTGTTAAGGGAGCGGTCAACATGCGTGTTGATGCCTTGTGCTCTTCCATTGGAAAGCTTTCTTGCAGTCTCAGGAGCCTTAGTATTGGGTCCAAATGCCTTCAAGACCTATGGGTCGATGGCTGGAGCAGCACACTAACCCCACCTCGTCGTCTTCATAAGCTTGATCTGTATAGATGTGAATTCCAAAAAATCCCCCAATGGATTGCTCAGCTCCACGAGCTTGACAGTTTAACTCTTTCcgtcagggaggctgctgatgGTGTCAGTATTGTTGCAGGGTTGCCTTCCCTTGCCTACCTAAGACTATATATACGTTCGGTTGACAAAAGGGAAGAAAGGGTAATCATCTCCGGCAGGGAATTCAGAGCACTCAAGCACATGAATTTGGAATGTCCATATCTGTCGCTGGTCTTCCAAGTGGGGGCTCTGCCCAAGCTAGAGACGCTTTTGATGCGATGCCGTTACCACATTTCTGCCGAATTCGTACCGGTTGGCATTGAGAACTTGCCATCTGGCACTCTTCGTGAGATTCGTTTAGTGGTGGCTGATTGTTTTGGAGGTCATGGTGACGACGATAACGGCGACTACAATGACAAAGCAGCTGTGAGGTCGCAGTTGATGAGATCATTTTGGCCACATCATCCTTCTGCTAACATCACCATTGAATTTCTTTCGGAGTTTAGGTTGTGA